The following proteins come from a genomic window of Proteiniphilum propionicum:
- a CDS encoding N-acetylmuramoyl-L-alanine amidase, with protein sequence MRNISKIIIHCSATPEGRHHTVKDIDRWHRDRGFAQIGYHWVVYLDGSIHPGRNENIAGAHTVGHNSDSIGVCYIGGVDSNMNAKDTRTENQKIALRNLVNELLKKYPNATVHGHNEFAAKACPSFNVKTEL encoded by the coding sequence ATGAGAAATATAAGCAAAATAATCATTCACTGTTCTGCTACTCCGGAGGGTAGGCATCACACAGTAAAAGATATAGATCGCTGGCATCGTGATAGAGGTTTTGCGCAAATTGGATACCACTGGGTGGTTTACCTAGATGGTTCAATTCATCCTGGGAGAAATGAAAATATTGCCGGTGCTCATACAGTAGGGCATAATTCAGACAGCATTGGTGTTTGCTATATAGGTGGGGTTGACAGTAATATGAATGCTAAAGATACTCGCACTGAAAATCAAAAGATTGCACTACGCAATTTGGTTAATGAACTACTGAAAAAATATCCAAATGCAACAGTGCATGGACACAATGAATTCGCAGCTAAAGCATGTCCAAGTTTTAATGTTAAGACCGAATTATAA
- a CDS encoding DUF6712 family protein, with protein MIFNKDNKGNEELRRLTGNYYASNDFNKISQDIILAEEELIKIVGTAVYDRAKAFYDMTSDAQEAHEDKVINAALLERVQMPIAIYATFMMYRKNDISHESSGRKFKIDVESERLPWQWQLERDDEIQLESYYRSIDRLIDWMDEKELEEWMNTDTKKAMSKQLIKSATLFNQYYPIDRSSRFFVMISPFVREVERKYIRPALGKELYEKYTGLATDPPLTEVEIELKEWIYPAIPLLAMSIAFRRMPLALIPYGVVRNYSSQTHTMNSSNPASIDDIFDISRDLEKQGMAAIGEFKNERAGKDILFPLLPNNDPKNKYMKV; from the coding sequence ATGATTTTTAATAAGGATAATAAAGGTAATGAGGAGCTCAGGAGGCTTACAGGCAACTACTATGCAAGTAACGATTTCAATAAGATTAGCCAGGACATTATCCTGGCTGAAGAGGAATTGATTAAGATTGTTGGCACTGCTGTATATGATAGGGCAAAAGCTTTTTATGACATGACCAGTGATGCTCAGGAGGCGCATGAAGATAAAGTTATTAATGCTGCACTGCTTGAGCGTGTGCAAATGCCAATTGCTATTTATGCAACTTTTATGATGTACAGAAAAAACGATATCAGCCATGAAAGCTCAGGACGAAAATTTAAAATTGACGTTGAAAGCGAACGTTTGCCCTGGCAATGGCAGCTTGAGCGTGATGATGAAATACAGCTTGAAAGTTATTACCGGAGTATTGACAGGCTAATCGACTGGATGGACGAAAAGGAGCTAGAAGAGTGGATGAACACCGATACAAAGAAAGCTATGAGCAAACAGCTCATCAAGTCGGCAACTTTGTTCAATCAGTACTACCCTATCGACAGATCGAGCAGGTTTTTTGTAATGATTTCTCCTTTTGTTCGTGAAGTGGAGCGCAAATATATTCGTCCGGCACTGGGCAAAGAATTATATGAGAAATACACCGGGTTGGCTACTGATCCACCTTTAACAGAAGTGGAGATTGAACTAAAAGAGTGGATTTACCCGGCAATACCTTTGCTTGCAATGAGCATTGCTTTCAGGCGAATGCCACTGGCCCTTATTCCGTATGGTGTTGTGCGTAACTATAGCAGTCAAACTCACACAATGAACAGCAGTAACCCTGCAAGTATTGATGATATATTTGATATTTCGCGCGACCTCGAGAAACAAGGTATGGCAGCTATTGGTGAATTTAAGAATGAACGTGCCGGAAAAGATATTTTGTTTCCGTTGCTTCCTAATAATGACCCGAAAAATAAATACATGAAGGTATGA
- a CDS encoding SDH family Clp fold serine proteinase, which yields MGYFSSYIDKYANATFEEITKERKAQLANIARIRERDVLVYASDPTKNAHTEIYPPDLLIFKDQLSFISTENVDILLETPGGIAETVEDMVNLIREKFDKVGIIIPGSAKSAGTIFAMAGDEILMGDSSALGPIDAQIMTNGKRFSADAFLDGLEKIKRDVLTQGLNPAYIPILQNISPGEIQHFENAQNFSRTLVRQWLKTYKFKYWYKHSSTGLDVTDQEKDERADTIAANLCRHSDWLTHGRSIRIKDLEDMRLQIFNYSKDHPELCEAIERYYNLLRLTFDKTGIYKIFETQNSQVYQSITQAIPSNPNVPIGGNTPEFATADITCPQCQAMFKIQLNLQENIKLQNGLEPYPKNDVFICKRCTAQIDISSLRMQLEAQTGLKLIIS from the coding sequence ATGGGCTACTTCTCTTCGTATATTGATAAATATGCAAATGCAACCTTTGAAGAAATTACCAAAGAAAGAAAAGCGCAATTAGCTAATATTGCTAGAATTAGGGAAAGAGATGTATTGGTGTATGCAAGTGATCCTACAAAAAATGCACATACTGAAATTTACCCACCTGACTTACTCATATTTAAAGATCAATTATCTTTTATAAGTACGGAAAATGTTGACATCCTTTTAGAGACTCCTGGGGGAATCGCTGAAACTGTGGAGGATATGGTCAACTTAATAAGAGAAAAGTTTGATAAGGTCGGTATAATTATTCCAGGTAGCGCTAAAAGTGCAGGAACAATATTTGCTATGGCAGGAGATGAAATATTAATGGGAGATTCATCAGCACTTGGTCCTATTGATGCTCAAATAATGACAAATGGGAAGCGTTTTTCTGCAGATGCTTTTTTAGATGGTCTTGAAAAGATAAAACGTGATGTATTAACCCAGGGTTTAAACCCAGCATATATACCAATTTTACAAAACATATCTCCCGGAGAAATTCAGCATTTTGAGAATGCACAAAATTTTTCAAGAACACTCGTCAGACAGTGGCTTAAAACATATAAATTCAAATATTGGTATAAACATTCAAGCACTGGTTTAGATGTTACAGATCAAGAGAAGGATGAGCGCGCTGACACTATTGCAGCTAATCTATGTAGGCATTCCGACTGGTTAACTCATGGTCGATCCATTCGAATAAAGGATTTGGAAGATATGCGACTTCAAATATTTAATTATTCAAAGGATCATCCTGAGTTATGTGAGGCAATTGAGAGATATTATAATCTACTGAGATTAACTTTTGATAAAACAGGAATATACAAAATTTTTGAAACACAAAACTCTCAAGTATATCAATCAATTACACAAGCTATACCATCAAATCCTAATGTCCCAATCGGTGGTAACACGCCCGAATTTGCAACTGCTGATATAACCTGTCCACAATGTCAAGCAATGTTTAAAATTCAATTGAATCTGCAGGAAAATATAAAATTGCAAAATGGGCTTGAACCTTATCCTAAAAATGACGTTTTTATATGTAAGAGATGTACAGCACAGATTGATATTTCTTCATTAAGAATGCAACTTGAAGCGCAAACCGGATTAAAATTAATAATCTCATAA
- a CDS encoding helix-turn-helix domain-containing protein has protein sequence MADLRVKDIIKEKGLTMQEVSDRIGIVRDTLTRQINGNPTVETLQRIADALEVTVPELFTSQSSSDFTALIDYKGELKRFNSVDELKRFLDSIDQ, from the coding sequence ATGGCTGATTTAAGAGTAAAAGATATAATTAAAGAAAAAGGATTGACGATGCAAGAAGTGTCAGATAGAATAGGTATTGTACGAGATACGCTTACACGTCAAATTAATGGTAATCCTACTGTAGAAACATTGCAAAGAATAGCCGATGCATTGGAGGTAACTGTACCGGAATTATTTACCTCTCAATCATCATCAGACTTCACTGCATTAATAGATTACAAGGGAGAATTAAAACGTTTTAATTCTGTGGATGAGTTGAAGAGATTTTTAGATAGCATAGATCAATAG
- a CDS encoding BRCT domain-containing protein yields the protein MILFLAFIVIIAIAVIIISKSNVREKNSKEESTKHTQNYNDAIRNITIEVPEKSSTGIGKYLILDTETTGLPEKSRIFKPKDIEFWPYVVEIAWILVDEDGLLVDGEDAILKQKTSIPLSASNIHKITTARMMEEGKDPTQIYDSLLSQLQKCEMIIAHNVRFDIEVLKADLFRHGFDYRILDDKNTYCTMEKGKEFCITYSNRGARKNPRLEELFGELYYNNKYMSILNAHSAFNDVLVTYKCFMKMRDLEAPYPIELRTSIVEKDKSYDEEFVSKCVEKIDSKIFEGKTFVITGGFKYFSRDDLTEILVRLGGLKRGSISSKTNIVIVGNNGGPSKLKKIEEQKELRDDIMVLKEDDLLEMMK from the coding sequence ATGATTTTATTCTTAGCATTCATTGTAATTATAGCCATTGCAGTTATTATTATTTCTAAATCGAACGTAAGAGAAAAGAACAGTAAGGAAGAAAGTACAAAACATACTCAAAACTATAATGATGCCATTAGAAATATAACTATTGAAGTACCTGAAAAAAGCTCTACCGGTATAGGTAAATATCTAATACTTGATACAGAAACAACTGGTTTACCTGAAAAAAGCAGAATTTTCAAACCTAAAGATATTGAGTTCTGGCCTTATGTTGTAGAGATAGCATGGATTCTTGTAGATGAAGATGGCTTACTTGTAGATGGTGAAGATGCTATTTTAAAACAAAAAACATCAATCCCTTTATCAGCATCGAATATTCACAAAATAACTACTGCAAGAATGATGGAAGAGGGTAAGGATCCAACACAGATATATGATTCTTTATTATCTCAATTACAAAAATGTGAAATGATTATTGCTCATAACGTAAGGTTTGATATTGAAGTGTTAAAGGCAGATTTATTCAGACATGGCTTCGATTATAGGATTTTGGATGATAAGAATACTTATTGTACAATGGAAAAGGGCAAAGAGTTCTGTATAACATACAGTAATAGGGGTGCAAGAAAGAATCCAAGACTTGAAGAACTTTTTGGAGAGCTTTATTACAATAATAAATACATGTCTATTCTAAATGCACATTCAGCATTTAATGATGTACTGGTAACTTACAAGTGTTTTATGAAAATGAGAGATTTAGAGGCCCCATATCCGATTGAGCTAAGAACATCAATTGTTGAAAAAGATAAATCTTACGATGAAGAATTTGTATCAAAATGTGTAGAAAAGATAGATTCTAAAATATTTGAAGGAAAAACATTTGTAATAACCGGTGGATTCAAATACTTTTCTAGAGATGATTTAACGGAAATATTAGTTAGACTCGGTGGGTTGAAAAGAGGCAGTATATCATCTAAAACAAATATTGTTATAGTAGGTAATAATGGAGGACCGTCTAAATTAAAAAAAATAGAAGAGCAAAAGGAATTAAGAGATGATATAATGGTGCTAAAAGAAGATGATTTGCTGGAGATGATGAAGTAG